A portion of the Deltaproteobacteria bacterium genome contains these proteins:
- a CDS encoding ABC transporter ATP-binding protein, translating into MVPLIKSEQVGYRYNHQWVIQEIAFELGRGELVGLIGPNGSGKTTLLKCMARLLVPQEGRVLWEDQPLTGFTQNQVARKIALVSQETSLVFSPTVLESVLMGRFPYLRRFQLEGPEDVRLAEAAMERTQITHLKHRLLSELSSGERQRVYLARALCQKPKLLLLDEPTAFLDIQHQVNILDLISALNLEKELTILVASHDINLTAQYCRRLILIRQGRIETIGTPAQVIKEEIIEKVFGTRVVVDQNPFTQSPRITLMSGREINA; encoded by the coding sequence ATGGTCCCCTTGATCAAGAGTGAACAGGTAGGCTACCGCTATAACCATCAGTGGGTCATCCAGGAGATCGCCTTCGAGTTGGGGCGGGGGGAACTGGTGGGGCTCATCGGCCCGAACGGATCAGGAAAAACCACCCTGCTGAAATGTATGGCCCGGCTTTTGGTGCCTCAAGAAGGGCGGGTTTTATGGGAAGATCAACCGCTGACCGGCTTCACCCAAAATCAGGTTGCCAGGAAAATAGCCCTGGTCTCTCAGGAAACCTCTCTGGTTTTTTCACCTACGGTCCTGGAATCGGTCCTTATGGGGCGTTTCCCCTATCTGCGGCGCTTTCAACTGGAAGGTCCTGAAGATGTACGTCTGGCCGAGGCAGCCATGGAACGGACCCAGATAACGCACTTAAAACATCGGCTGTTATCCGAATTATCCAGTGGAGAGCGGCAACGGGTTTATCTGGCCCGGGCCCTCTGCCAAAAGCCCAAACTGCTTCTTTTAGATGAACCGACGGCCTTTTTGGATATACAGCATCAGGTTAATATTCTGGACCTGATTTCAGCCTTGAATCTTGAAAAGGAGTTGACCATCCTGGTGGCCTCCCATGATATCAACCTGACCGCCCAATACTGCCGGAGATTGATTTTGATCCGCCAGGGCCGAATTGAAACCATTGGGACGCCGGCCCAGGTGATCAAAGAGGAAATCATTGAAAAGGTCTTTGGGACCCGGGTGGTGGTGGATCAAAACCCCTTTACCCAAAGCCCCAGGATTACCCTGATGAGCGGCCGGGAGATCAATGCCTAA
- a CDS encoding energy transducer TonB: protein MPKEFLKSLLWAMGLHGGILGILLFSWPYLAHSVFSLDRYRIFKVSLVSPPRLNPPVQQEAPPKNPPGRIGKKEIIVPPHPTPLPSTTPAGNPSREEKSGIPHEDKGDRRDGGTSFSLQVLSNGSPSEGKGMGGPDRPAGAVQGTQVSFSPARGNALIESLAVPRYSMNRAPYYPVSAREQGWQGTALIRVLVLKNGSVGSLEVVRSSGFSILDHSALKGVREWKFIPGQKDGQPAEMWVQIPVTFRLE, encoded by the coding sequence ATGCCTAAGGAGTTTCTTAAATCCCTGTTATGGGCCATGGGCCTTCATGGAGGCATCCTGGGGATCCTGCTCTTCTCCTGGCCTTATTTGGCCCATTCGGTTTTTTCCCTGGATCGTTATCGTATTTTTAAGGTCTCTTTGGTTTCTCCGCCCAGGCTGAACCCCCCGGTCCAACAGGAAGCCCCCCCCAAAAATCCTCCCGGAAGAATAGGGAAGAAAGAGATTATTGTTCCCCCCCATCCGACCCCACTCCCATCGACCACCCCGGCCGGAAACCCTTCCCGGGAAGAAAAGTCGGGTATTCCTCATGAGGATAAAGGGGATAGAAGGGATGGAGGAACCTCATTCTCTTTGCAGGTCCTCTCCAATGGATCCCCGTCGGAAGGTAAAGGGATGGGAGGGCCGGACCGGCCGGCCGGAGCGGTTCAAGGAACCCAGGTCTCTTTTTCCCCGGCCAGGGGAAACGCCTTGATCGAAAGTCTGGCTGTTCCCCGCTATAGTATGAACCGGGCACCCTATTATCCGGTATCGGCCCGGGAGCAAGGCTGGCAGGGGACCGCCCTGATCAGGGTCCTGGTGTTAAAAAACGGCTCAGTAGGATCCCTTGAGGTGGTGCGTTCTTCAGGGTTTTCCATCCTGGATCATTCCGCCTTGAAGGGGGTGAGGGAATGGAAGTTCATCCCAGGCCAAAAAGACGGGCAGCCGGCCGAGATGTGGGTCCAGATCCCGGTCACTTTCCGGCTGGAATAG